From the genome of Vicia villosa cultivar HV-30 ecotype Madison, WI linkage group LG2, Vvil1.0, whole genome shotgun sequence, one region includes:
- the LOC131650113 gene encoding uncharacterized protein LOC131650113, which produces MSRAPILIKELVKGNQVWKMHIRVVDLWIVTEKAGYQHLELVIQDGTDWIEQIKEHATYYLYNGDPVVNDGPLKVCSNPLKILFNGGTTLTKVDIPDIPPHKFNFHAIENFLNGHFKPDMLYDVIGVLQDVVKTKMAGGGKKSCTNITLRDVGGNAIEVALWGDFSKQFMDYTTLGKNVGPTVIILTHAWCKPNAVSGLPSLSNAWNGSKLLINLDHPQVETFKTSFGAADLSNASNLSLSLTCDSSIQSTNQNWTSRNEVRTIRDIFEGGKDCFATTIGTTKRFKASRFGWFKIEVEVEYDGFDGTFVFWDKDCVPYTKLSAKELRLLMIANGEDNPKIWPAQVDILLNKEMAFRIKFQSSYKQFSIVTILNEDNVYNKLKSYLTPYEHTSNAPVLEISNSDLNDNPTEPIMTLSAEASISPQPSSAANHAWSPSASSSSTPAKRGAITTSVNEMIEAEDLTPKQSATKAKTGRNIKLIKKE; this is translated from the exons ATGTCTAGGGCTCCTATTCTCATTAAGGAGCTGGTCAAAGGGAACCAGGTGTGGAAAATGCACATCAGGGTCGTTGACCTGTGGATTGTTACAGAAAAAGCAGGGTATCAACACCTAGAGTTGGTTATACAAGATGGAACG GATTGGATAGAGCAGATCAAAGAGCATGCAACTTATTATCTGTATAATGGGGATCCTGTGGTTAATGATGGCCCTTTGAAAGTGTGTTCGAACCCTCTCAAGATTCTCTTTAATGGAGGAACTACTCTCACCAAGGTGGACATACCGGACATCCCACCACACAAATTCAACTTCCATGCCATTGAAAACTTTCTCAATGGACATTTCAAGCCTGATATGCTCTATG ATGTTATTGGTGTCTTGCAAGATGTTGTTAAGACAAAAATGGCAGGTGGCGGTAAGAAGTCCTGTACCAATATCACCTTACGTGACGTTGGAGGAAATGCCATTGAGGTTGCTTTATGGGGTGATTTTAGCAAACAATTCATGGACTACACTACTCTTGGCAAAAATGTTGGTCCCACAGTTATCATTTTGACTCATGCTTGGTGTAAGCCAAATGCAG TATCTGGATTACCAAGTCTATCTAATGCTTGGAATGGCTCGAAACTCCTGATTAACTTAGACCATCCACAAGTGGAAACCTTCAAAACCAG TTTTGGAGCAGCTGATTTGTCAAATGCATCCAATCTTTCTCTATCACTAACTTGTGATTCATCCATTCAATCCACAAACCAGAATTGGACTAGCCGTAATGAGGTCAGGACTATCCGTGACATTTTTGAAGGAGGAAAG GATTGTTTTGCAACTACTATTGGAACTACCAAACGATTCAAGGCTTCAAGGTTTGGATG GTTCAAAATAGAAGTTGAAGTTGAATATGATGGCTTTGATGGAACCTTTGTATTTTGGGATAAGGATTGTGTCCCATATACTAAACTGTCTGCTAAAGAGTTAAGGCTGCTCATGATAGCG AATGGAGAAGACAACCCAAAAATATGGCCGGCTCAAGTTGACATTTTGTTGAATAAGGAAATGGCGTTCCGTATCAAATTTCAATCATCTTACAAACAATTTTCAATTGTGACAATACTTAATGAGGATAATGTTTACAACAAACTAAAGAGCTACCTAACCCCGTATGAG CATACCTCAAATGCTCCTGTTTTGGAGATCTCCAATTCTGATCTAAATGATAATCCAACTGAACCTATT ATGACACTTTCTGCTGAAGCTTCGATATCTCCTCAACCTTCGTCTGCTGCAAACCATGCTTGGAGTCCTTCTGCAAGCTCCAGCAGCACACCTGCCAAGAGGGGAGCTATAACAACATCAGTTAATGAGATGATTGAGGCTGAAGATCTGACTCCTAAACAATCTGCTACTAAGGCTAAGACTGGAAGAAACATCAAGCTTATCAAGAAGGAGTAA